Proteins encoded together in one Marinobacter salsuginis window:
- the lnt gene encoding apolipoprotein N-acyltransferase, translating to MTSDATNTRALKTPFSSNAWLGAAALVVAGALQTLTFSPFNLWWLGPVSVLLILLVTVPLAPEKLFRAGWLTGLGLFGSGASWVYISISEHGNTAIPIAILLTILFVAGLALFHGLAFWFWGKLAKDSPVRRLILFPAIWILGDWLRGWLLTGFPWLYLGTAHTDGPLAGLAPLTGVHGITLWIAATGAALYGSWWLVKHLRPVAAGITLVVALIPWLVGPAMNRLDWTELSENPTSFAAMQGNIPQQIKWDPEFLKDQIVTYLEMTEDHWDTDLILWPETAIPIPQDQAGKIIDHISAELGENSTLITGIPWYGFSERIEDFTFHNSIMAIGNGEGMYHKQKLVPFGEYVPLQSVLRGLIGFFDLPMSDFSRGPEWQDPLEANGINVMPFICYEVAYPDFVAFNARDAGLLLTISNDGWFGDSIGPLQHLQIARMRALETGRYMLRGTNNGVTAIINNRGELTETIPQFERATLTGEVFTATGSTPYMQTGSWPVLTLAVILIVFVRERIIPPVSASGS from the coding sequence GTGACCAGTGATGCCACCAACACCAGAGCGCTGAAAACCCCGTTCTCTTCCAACGCCTGGCTGGGCGCCGCCGCCCTTGTGGTGGCCGGCGCTTTGCAAACCCTGACTTTTTCTCCATTCAACCTCTGGTGGCTGGGCCCGGTTTCGGTCCTATTGATCCTTCTGGTTACCGTACCCCTGGCCCCGGAGAAGCTTTTCCGGGCCGGATGGCTGACTGGCCTGGGGCTGTTCGGCAGCGGGGCCAGCTGGGTGTACATCAGCATCAGCGAACACGGCAACACAGCGATTCCCATAGCCATCCTGCTCACTATTCTGTTCGTAGCGGGTCTGGCACTGTTCCACGGCCTCGCCTTCTGGTTCTGGGGTAAGCTTGCCAAGGACAGCCCGGTCCGACGCCTGATCCTGTTCCCCGCCATCTGGATTCTTGGCGACTGGCTCCGTGGCTGGCTGCTTACCGGCTTTCCATGGCTGTATCTGGGCACGGCGCATACGGACGGCCCCCTGGCCGGGCTGGCTCCCTTGACCGGCGTGCATGGCATCACCCTCTGGATTGCTGCTACCGGTGCCGCACTTTACGGCAGCTGGTGGCTCGTGAAGCATCTGAGACCAGTTGCTGCTGGCATCACACTCGTTGTTGCCCTGATTCCCTGGTTGGTTGGTCCGGCGATGAATCGCCTCGACTGGACGGAACTGAGCGAGAACCCTACTTCCTTTGCTGCCATGCAGGGCAATATCCCCCAGCAGATAAAATGGGACCCGGAGTTTTTGAAGGACCAGATCGTCACCTATCTGGAAATGACGGAAGACCACTGGGACACAGACCTGATTCTATGGCCGGAAACGGCCATTCCCATCCCCCAGGATCAGGCTGGCAAAATCATTGACCACATCAGTGCAGAATTGGGGGAGAACAGCACCCTGATTACCGGTATACCCTGGTATGGATTCAGTGAACGAATTGAGGATTTCACCTTCCACAACAGCATCATGGCCATCGGCAACGGCGAGGGCATGTACCACAAGCAGAAGCTGGTGCCATTCGGGGAGTATGTGCCTCTACAAAGTGTGTTGCGGGGTCTGATCGGTTTCTTCGATTTGCCCATGAGCGATTTCAGCCGGGGACCTGAGTGGCAGGATCCGCTCGAGGCCAATGGCATCAACGTGATGCCCTTTATCTGCTACGAGGTCGCCTACCCGGATTTTGTGGCCTTTAACGCCCGGGATGCAGGCCTTCTGCTCACCATCAGCAACGACGGTTGGTTCGGCGACTCTATCGGCCCGTTACAGCATTTACAAATCGCCAGGATGAGGGCATTGGAAACCGGCCGCTACATGCTTCGAGGCACCAACAATGGCGTAACGGCAATCATCAATAACCGTGGTGAACTGACCGAAACCATTCCCCAGTTCGAGCGCGCCACCCTGACCGGCGAGGTGTTCACTGCCACGGGTAGCACGCCCTACATGCAAACCGGCTCCTGGCCAGTGCTGACCCTTGCGGTCATTCTGATCGTTTTTGTCCGGGAGCGGATTATTCCTCCTGTTTCGGCCAGCGGCTCGTGA
- a CDS encoding zinc ribbon-containing protein produces MTQPERSHLSGKALEVYDRMLERVKTRLHDLEETSLQNLEEEVQKAVEFEYELEEMTRDEAALLGEYLQRDLEHLLHFVEETGEGLSEWLQLDMALLEHQLADSLLSVADKTVVDFLELKQKLENKEVGQYISGEVATAGMFQCLNCGHMRCLTATSHLEPCEACGSHYYERVTSRWPKQEE; encoded by the coding sequence ATGACACAACCAGAAAGAAGCCATCTCTCAGGCAAGGCACTGGAAGTTTACGACCGTATGCTGGAGCGGGTAAAAACGCGTCTCCATGACCTGGAAGAAACATCGCTCCAGAACCTCGAAGAAGAGGTCCAGAAAGCGGTGGAATTTGAGTACGAGCTCGAGGAGATGACCAGGGATGAAGCGGCCCTGCTCGGCGAATATCTCCAGAGGGATCTCGAGCACCTTCTGCACTTCGTGGAGGAAACTGGAGAAGGTCTGAGTGAATGGTTGCAGCTTGATATGGCGTTGCTGGAACACCAGTTGGCGGACAGTCTGCTGTCAGTCGCTGACAAAACGGTTGTGGACTTCCTGGAGCTGAAACAGAAGCTGGAAAATAAGGAAGTGGGCCAGTACATCTCAGGGGAAGTGGCTACCGCCGGGATGTTCCAGTGCCTGAACTGTGGACACATGCGGTGTCTGACAGCCACCAGCCACCTGGAACCCTGTGAAGCCTGCGGCTCCCACTACTACGAGCGGGTCACGAGCCGCTGGCCGAAACAGGAGGAATAA
- the leuS gene encoding leucine--tRNA ligase — MDEQYNPRDVEQNARNFWEENKTFTVKEEPGKPKYYCLSMFPYPSGKLHMGHVRNYTIGDVISRYQRMQGKNVMQPMGWDAFGLPAENAAIANKTAPAKWTYANIEYMKNQLKQLGFGYDWDRELATCKPDYYRWEQWFFARLYEKGLVYKKMSTVNWDPVDQTVLANEQVVDGRGWRSGALVEQKKIPQWFIRITDYAEELLNDLDELEDWPEQVKTMQRNWIGKSEGTELTFPLKDRDSGLTVYTTRPDTLMGVSYMAVAAEHSLAKEAAERHRDVAEFVEECRNSKTAEAELATMEKRGIDTGFKAVHPLTQEEIPIWVANFVLMDYGTGALMAVPGHDERDHEFARKYKLPIKQVIAASDGREIDVQEQAFTEKGILVSSGKYSGLSSDEAFDEIAKFLEEHSIGKRTVNYRLRDWGVSRQRYWGAPIPMMTLEDGTEMPVPDDKLPVRLPEDVEMDGVQSPIKADPEWCKTEFNGQPATLETDTFDTFMESSWYYARFCSPNYDQGMLDPSAANYWLPVDQYIGGIEHAILHLLYARFFHKLLRDVGLVTSSEPFNRLLCQGMVLAETYYREDGKGGKVWISPADVTVERDEKGQPVRAVHKEDGEPVVSGGVTKMSKSKNNGIDPQAIIDEHGADTVRLFMMFAAPPEQSLEWSDSGVEGAHRFLKRIWRLVNEHAAGGPAPAVAAAELNDGQKNLRRKTHETIAKVSDDISRRLTFNTAIAAVMELLNDVGKLQGDEPQTRAVRQEALDTAVLVLSPIVPHICHTLWQALGHEEPVVDASWPKADESAMVRSQIQVVLQVNGKVRAKEDVPADISKADLEKLALENENVMRFTEGATVRKVIVVPGKLVNVVAN; from the coding sequence ATGGACGAGCAATACAATCCCCGTGACGTAGAACAGAATGCCCGTAATTTCTGGGAAGAGAACAAGACCTTCACGGTTAAGGAAGAACCGGGCAAGCCCAAGTACTACTGCCTGTCCATGTTCCCCTACCCCAGTGGCAAGCTGCACATGGGGCACGTCCGCAATTACACCATCGGCGATGTGATTTCCCGCTACCAGCGCATGCAGGGCAAGAACGTGATGCAGCCCATGGGCTGGGATGCATTTGGCCTGCCTGCCGAGAACGCCGCCATTGCCAACAAGACTGCACCGGCCAAGTGGACCTACGCCAACATCGAGTACATGAAGAACCAGCTCAAGCAGCTGGGGTTCGGGTACGACTGGGATCGGGAACTGGCTACCTGCAAGCCGGATTACTATCGCTGGGAACAGTGGTTCTTCGCGCGTCTGTATGAGAAGGGCCTGGTGTACAAGAAGATGTCCACGGTGAACTGGGACCCGGTGGACCAGACGGTTCTGGCCAACGAGCAGGTCGTGGACGGCCGGGGCTGGCGTTCCGGGGCGCTGGTGGAACAAAAGAAGATTCCCCAGTGGTTCATCCGCATTACCGATTACGCCGAAGAACTGCTGAACGATCTGGACGAGCTGGAAGACTGGCCAGAGCAGGTCAAGACCATGCAGCGCAACTGGATCGGCAAGTCTGAAGGCACCGAGCTGACCTTCCCGCTTAAAGACCGTGATAGCGGTCTGACCGTTTATACCACCCGCCCCGACACCCTGATGGGCGTGAGCTACATGGCCGTGGCCGCAGAGCATTCCCTGGCCAAAGAGGCGGCAGAGCGCCATCGCGACGTGGCTGAGTTTGTCGAGGAGTGCCGCAACAGCAAGACCGCGGAGGCCGAGCTGGCCACTATGGAGAAGCGCGGTATCGATACCGGTTTCAAGGCGGTGCACCCACTGACCCAGGAAGAGATTCCGATCTGGGTCGCCAACTTTGTGCTGATGGATTACGGCACTGGTGCGCTGATGGCGGTGCCCGGTCACGACGAGCGCGACCATGAGTTTGCCCGCAAGTATAAACTGCCCATCAAACAGGTGATTGCCGCCAGTGACGGCCGGGAGATCGATGTCCAGGAGCAGGCCTTCACCGAGAAGGGCATCCTCGTTTCCTCGGGCAAGTACAGCGGTCTGAGCAGCGACGAAGCCTTCGATGAGATTGCAAAATTCCTGGAAGAACACAGCATTGGCAAGCGCACCGTGAATTACCGCCTGCGCGACTGGGGTGTATCCCGCCAGCGTTACTGGGGCGCGCCGATTCCGATGATGACACTGGAAGACGGCACTGAGATGCCGGTGCCCGACGACAAGCTGCCGGTACGCCTGCCCGAAGACGTGGAAATGGACGGTGTGCAGTCTCCCATCAAGGCAGATCCTGAGTGGTGCAAGACTGAATTCAACGGCCAGCCGGCGACCCTGGAAACCGACACTTTCGACACCTTCATGGAGTCTTCCTGGTACTATGCCCGGTTCTGCAGCCCCAATTACGATCAGGGCATGCTGGACCCGTCCGCTGCCAACTATTGGCTGCCGGTAGATCAGTACATCGGTGGCATTGAGCACGCTATCCTGCACCTGCTGTATGCCCGCTTCTTCCACAAGCTGCTGCGCGATGTGGGCCTGGTGACCAGTTCCGAGCCCTTCAACCGACTGCTGTGCCAGGGCATGGTCCTGGCGGAGACCTACTACCGCGAAGATGGCAAGGGTGGCAAGGTATGGATTTCGCCCGCCGATGTAACCGTCGAGCGAGACGAGAAAGGCCAGCCTGTTCGGGCCGTGCACAAGGAAGATGGCGAGCCGGTGGTATCCGGCGGCGTCACCAAGATGTCCAAGTCCAAGAACAACGGCATTGATCCCCAGGCCATCATCGACGAGCACGGTGCCGATACCGTTCGCCTGTTCATGATGTTTGCGGCACCCCCGGAACAGTCCCTGGAGTGGTCGGACAGTGGTGTTGAGGGTGCACACCGTTTCCTCAAGCGCATCTGGCGCCTGGTGAACGAGCATGCGGCAGGCGGCCCTGCGCCGGCTGTGGCCGCGGCCGAACTGAACGATGGCCAGAAAAACCTGCGGCGCAAGACTCACGAGACTATTGCCAAGGTCAGTGACGATATCAGCCGGCGGCTGACGTTCAATACGGCCATTGCCGCCGTGATGGAGCTGCTCAACGATGTTGGCAAACTCCAGGGTGACGAGCCCCAGACACGTGCCGTCCGCCAGGAAGCCCTGGACACCGCGGTGCTTGTGCTGTCGCCGATCGTTCCGCACATCTGCCATACACTTTGGCAGGCGTTAGGTCACGAAGAGCCCGTTGTCGATGCCTCCTGGCCCAAAGCTGATGAGTCCGCCATGGTTCGCAGCCAGATCCAGGTGGTACTGCAGGTCAACGGCAAGGTTCGGGCCAAGGAAGATGTGCCGGCCGATATCAGCAAGGCCGATCTGGAAAAGCTGGCCCTCGAGAACGAGAACGTTATGCGCTTTACGGAGGGTGCGACGGTACGCAAGGTCATCGTGGTCCCGGGCAAACTGGTGAACGTGGTGGCCAACTGA
- the lptE gene encoding LPS assembly lipoprotein LptE gives MSRHSALKSSARLMLTAVMAALIAGCGFQLRGAPPVSSALEPLAVDCSSQVPDTLCRSLREQLNLGNVRLAPVAEADYILRLRNFERDRRASAITAQAAAAEYTLRHSVDLEVVSSDRVPMVGTTRLTTSESYRYDETNVLARQREEEALRQQMDDRLAQQVIFRLAPLTPQRIEAIRAEYQRKQEDDAPATGQP, from the coding sequence ATGTCACGGCACTCCGCTCTGAAATCTTCAGCACGCCTGATGCTGACCGCTGTAATGGCGGCGCTGATTGCTGGTTGTGGATTCCAGTTGCGGGGTGCGCCTCCGGTTTCTTCGGCCCTTGAACCTCTAGCGGTGGATTGCTCATCCCAGGTACCCGACACCCTGTGCCGTTCCTTGCGCGAACAGCTGAATCTGGGCAATGTCCGTCTGGCGCCAGTGGCGGAGGCCGATTACATTCTACGACTGAGGAATTTCGAGCGGGATCGCCGCGCAAGCGCCATCACAGCCCAGGCCGCGGCCGCCGAATACACGCTCCGTCACTCTGTTGATCTTGAAGTGGTCAGCTCGGATCGGGTTCCCATGGTAGGTACGACCCGCCTGACGACCAGCGAGAGTTACCGCTACGACGAGACCAACGTGCTGGCAAGACAGCGTGAAGAAGAGGCCCTCCGCCAGCAAATGGACGATCGCCTTGCACAGCAGGTGATATTCCGGCTGGCCCCTCTGACCCCGCAGCGCATCGAAGCCATCCGGGCAGAATACCAGCGCAAACAGGAAGACGACGCCCCAGCCACAGGCCAGCCATGA
- the holA gene encoding DNA polymerase III subunit delta, with product MKTNPGQLSQLLKKGLSPVYLVSGDEPLLVQECCDQVRKAAKDAGYHDRLTFHADHQLDWNAVGEEFSAMSLFAEKRRIEIHLPTGKLGDGRALLERVLADPPEDIILLLISARLDAAETRRKWYKELQGKGVHVPVWPVDADKFQGWLQQRASNRGLSLTRGALAIMSERLEGNLLAASQELDRLSLLANGNTIDEETVEQAVQDSSRFNGFELVTELISGRAPHAGKMITVLQQEGENPLGLLSVLSRDLNLLLELKSSAGQSENPAAFLKKRGVFQPQRARALEQAARRLNRSQLNEAISLCSQIDRAAKGFDTLTPWHYLRDMSALLAGRS from the coding sequence ATGAAGACCAACCCGGGCCAGTTATCCCAGCTTCTGAAAAAGGGCCTCTCGCCGGTCTATCTTGTTTCCGGTGATGAACCCCTGCTGGTTCAGGAATGCTGTGATCAGGTTCGAAAGGCCGCAAAAGACGCCGGCTATCATGACCGCCTGACCTTCCACGCCGATCACCAACTGGACTGGAATGCCGTTGGCGAAGAATTCAGTGCCATGTCCCTGTTTGCCGAGAAACGGCGCATCGAGATTCATTTGCCCACGGGCAAGCTTGGTGACGGTCGCGCGCTGCTGGAACGGGTACTGGCAGATCCTCCCGAAGATATCATCCTACTGCTGATCAGCGCCCGCCTGGACGCCGCGGAGACACGGAGGAAATGGTACAAAGAGCTCCAGGGCAAAGGTGTTCACGTGCCGGTGTGGCCGGTAGATGCCGATAAGTTCCAGGGGTGGCTCCAGCAGAGGGCCAGCAACCGGGGCCTGAGCCTGACCCGGGGCGCCCTGGCCATCATGAGCGAACGCCTGGAAGGCAATCTGCTCGCCGCCAGCCAGGAGCTGGACAGGCTGTCTCTGCTGGCAAACGGCAATACCATCGACGAGGAAACTGTTGAACAGGCAGTCCAGGACAGTTCCCGATTCAATGGCTTCGAACTGGTTACGGAATTAATCAGTGGCCGGGCCCCTCACGCCGGCAAGATGATCACTGTGCTTCAGCAAGAGGGAGAAAACCCGCTGGGCCTGCTGTCGGTTCTCAGCCGGGATCTGAATCTCTTGCTTGAGCTGAAGTCCTCAGCCGGTCAGTCGGAGAATCCCGCAGCCTTCCTGAAAAAGCGAGGGGTGTTCCAGCCCCAGCGGGCCCGGGCGCTCGAGCAGGCCGCACGCAGGCTGAACCGCTCCCAACTGAATGAGGCCATCAGCCTTTGCAGTCAGATCGATCGCGCCGCCAAAGGCTTCGATACCCTCACTCCGTGGCACTATTTGCGGGATATGTCCGCCCTGCTTGCCGGTCGTTCCTGA
- a CDS encoding endonuclease: MKQFLLIPTALCLLLTTTLVIGQNTRFSDPKTVVSDHFWGDLYANGGNSFFCNTAFTSKGFVLTDGYVYPLADVRSALDCGTSRECEQDNRYRQIASDMHNMIPVRSRTEMGRRNARYEDLGASVSEDECGIRQSAQFFEPPVRVKGDVARTVAYMVDTYDLPWLGSSAVFKGWNRLDPPDDGEITRHRRIAEIQGNDNPFVTDPNRMERL, from the coding sequence ATGAAACAATTCTTACTGATACCCACAGCGCTCTGCCTGTTGCTCACCACTACCCTCGTGATTGGCCAGAATACCCGGTTCAGCGACCCTAAAACCGTTGTTTCCGATCACTTCTGGGGTGACCTCTACGCCAACGGCGGCAACTCCTTCTTTTGCAATACGGCTTTTACAAGCAAAGGATTCGTGCTGACAGACGGCTACGTGTACCCATTGGCGGATGTCCGTAGCGCACTTGATTGCGGCACATCCCGTGAATGTGAACAGGACAATCGCTACCGCCAGATCGCCTCTGACATGCACAATATGATACCGGTACGCAGCCGGACCGAGATGGGGCGCCGCAATGCCCGTTACGAAGATCTCGGGGCGTCCGTCAGCGAAGATGAGTGTGGCATTCGCCAAAGCGCCCAGTTCTTCGAGCCACCGGTCCGGGTGAAAGGCGATGTCGCGCGCACCGTTGCCTACATGGTGGATACCTATGACCTGCCGTGGCTGGGCTCCTCCGCGGTCTTCAAGGGATGGAACCGTCTGGATCCGCCGGATGATGGCGAGATCACCCGTCATCGGCGCATCGCTGAAATCCAGGGCAACGACAACCCCTTCGTCACCGATCCGAACCGGATGGAGCGCCTGTAA
- a CDS encoding acyl-CoA dehydrogenase C-terminal domain-containing protein encodes MADYQAPLRDMRFVLNEVFDAPALWASLPKVAEHVDPETADAILEEAGKISSGVLAPLNREGDEQGCKWNDGEVTSPDGFKEAYQTIVEGGWNGLGGNPDFGGMGMPKTLVAQFEEMMQGANMAFGLAPMLTAGACLALDAHGSDDLKEKYLPNMYSGVWSGAMDLTEPHAGTDLGIIRTKAEPNEDGSFNVTGTKIFITWGEHDMAENIIHLVLAKLPDAPKGPKGISLFLVPKFLVNDDGSLGERNSFSCGSIEKKMGIKGSATCVMNFDGAKGWLVGEENKGLAAMFTMMNYERLGVGIQGIGAAEASLQSAREYALDRIQSRAPTGAQQPEKAADPILVHPDVRRMLLTMKGYVEGGRAFSTYVAQWLDISKYAEDDGRRKHAEGMVALLTPVAKAFLTDRGLDACIMGQQVFGGHGFIREWGQEQLVRDCRITQIYEGTNGIQALDLMGRKVVGTQGKLYELFAQDVANFLEENSGDEHLRPFLEPLAAAVERLDDVTEHVIKQAGDNPNAIGAASVDYLDLFGLTALGYMWAKIAKAAAPQAEADTSGFYSGKMKTARFYYDRLLPKTVSLAEGIRSGSDSMMALTAEEF; translated from the coding sequence ATGGCTGATTATCAGGCACCCTTACGTGACATGCGCTTCGTTCTGAATGAGGTTTTCGATGCCCCCGCCCTATGGGCCTCGCTGCCCAAGGTTGCCGAGCATGTGGACCCGGAAACGGCGGACGCGATTCTTGAAGAGGCTGGCAAGATTAGCAGCGGTGTACTGGCGCCCCTGAATCGCGAGGGCGACGAGCAGGGCTGCAAATGGAACGACGGGGAGGTGACCTCACCGGACGGATTCAAGGAAGCCTACCAGACCATCGTAGAAGGCGGTTGGAACGGCCTCGGCGGTAACCCGGATTTTGGCGGCATGGGCATGCCCAAGACTCTGGTGGCCCAGTTCGAGGAAATGATGCAGGGTGCCAACATGGCATTCGGCCTGGCTCCTATGCTGACGGCCGGCGCCTGCCTCGCGCTGGACGCCCACGGCAGTGATGATCTGAAAGAAAAGTACCTGCCGAACATGTATTCCGGTGTCTGGTCCGGCGCTATGGATCTGACAGAGCCCCACGCCGGCACCGACCTGGGAATTATCCGCACCAAGGCCGAGCCCAACGAAGACGGCTCTTTCAACGTCACAGGCACCAAGATCTTCATTACCTGGGGCGAGCACGACATGGCGGAGAACATCATTCACCTGGTTCTCGCCAAGCTGCCTGACGCGCCGAAGGGTCCCAAGGGGATTTCCCTGTTCCTCGTGCCCAAGTTCCTCGTGAATGACGACGGTTCATTGGGTGAGCGCAACAGCTTCAGTTGCGGTTCCATCGAGAAGAAGATGGGCATCAAGGGATCTGCTACCTGTGTTATGAACTTTGATGGCGCCAAAGGCTGGTTGGTCGGTGAAGAGAACAAAGGCCTGGCGGCCATGTTCACCATGATGAACTACGAGCGCCTGGGCGTGGGCATCCAGGGAATCGGCGCTGCCGAGGCCTCTCTCCAGAGTGCCCGGGAATACGCCCTTGATCGTATTCAGAGCCGCGCGCCAACCGGCGCCCAGCAGCCTGAAAAGGCAGCAGATCCGATTCTTGTTCATCCGGATGTGCGCCGCATGCTGCTGACCATGAAAGGCTATGTGGAAGGCGGCAGGGCCTTCTCGACCTACGTTGCCCAGTGGCTGGATATCTCCAAGTACGCCGAGGACGACGGGCGTCGCAAACATGCCGAGGGCATGGTGGCCTTGCTGACCCCGGTAGCCAAGGCATTCCTGACCGATCGCGGTCTGGATGCCTGTATCATGGGCCAGCAGGTTTTCGGTGGCCACGGGTTCATCCGCGAGTGGGGCCAAGAGCAACTGGTTCGTGACTGCCGTATTACCCAGATCTACGAAGGCACCAACGGTATCCAGGCGCTGGATCTGATGGGCCGGAAAGTGGTTGGTACGCAGGGTAAACTCTATGAGCTGTTTGCCCAGGACGTGGCAAACTTCCTCGAGGAGAATAGCGGTGATGAGCACCTGCGCCCGTTCCTTGAGCCGCTAGCGGCTGCGGTTGAGCGTCTTGATGATGTTACCGAGCACGTGATCAAGCAGGCTGGGGACAATCCGAACGCCATTGGCGCGGCTTCCGTGGACTATCTGGACCTGTTTGGTCTGACGGCGCTTGGCTACATGTGGGCGAAGATTGCCAAAGCAGCGGCACCCCAGGCCGAAGCGGACACCTCCGGCTTCTACAGCGGTAAAATGAAGACAGCGCGATTCTACTATGACCGTCTGTTGCCAAAGACGGTTTCGCTGGCCGAGGGTATTCGCAGCGGCAGTGATTCCATGATGGCGCTGACTGCAGAGGAATTCTGA
- a CDS encoding acyl-CoA dehydrogenase C-terminal domain-containing protein produces MPDYKAPLRDIKFVMTELLNSEQHYANLEGAEDATPDMVDAIIGEGAKFCEQVLSPLNQVGDKEGCTWSEDGVKTPTGFKEAYQQYVEGGWPSMTADPNYGGQGLPHSLGLVMSEMVGTANWSFGMYPGLSHGATNTIEEHGTEEQKQTYLTKLISGEWTGTMCLTEPHCGSDLGTLRTKAEPNADGTYAITGTKIFISAGEHDMAENIVHIVLARLPGAPEGTKGISLFIVPKCLPNEDGSAGERNAVSCGSIEHKMGIHGNATCVMNFDGAKGWLIGPENKGLNCMFTFMNTARIGTAIQGLGAAELGFQGSLAYAKERLAMRSLSGPKNPEGIADPIIVHPDVRRMLLTQKAVAEGARALIYLTAQQADIVHSGKTDEERKAADEALGFLTPIAKAFLTEIGYEAANLGMQVFGGHGFISEWGMEQNVRDARIGMIYEGTTGIQALDLLGRKVLMTQGESLRGFTKQVHLFCKENADNEQLQEFIEPLAAMNKEWGELTTKIGMSAMKNREEVGAASVDYLMYSGYAVFAYLWARMAKVALDKMVEGTTEEMFYNAKVQTARFYFKRMLPRAKSHAESMLAGADSLMDMPEEAFAI; encoded by the coding sequence ATGCCTGATTACAAAGCGCCCCTGCGTGACATCAAATTCGTTATGACCGAGCTGCTGAACAGCGAGCAGCATTACGCCAATCTAGAAGGTGCTGAAGACGCTACTCCGGATATGGTGGATGCCATTATCGGGGAAGGTGCCAAGTTCTGTGAGCAGGTTCTGTCTCCGCTGAACCAGGTGGGCGACAAGGAAGGCTGTACCTGGAGCGAAGATGGCGTCAAGACGCCGACTGGCTTCAAAGAAGCCTACCAGCAGTACGTTGAGGGCGGCTGGCCTTCCATGACCGCCGATCCCAACTACGGCGGCCAGGGTCTTCCGCATTCCCTCGGCCTGGTGATGAGTGAAATGGTCGGTACCGCCAACTGGTCCTTTGGGATGTACCCTGGCCTGAGCCACGGTGCCACCAACACCATCGAAGAGCACGGCACCGAAGAGCAGAAGCAGACCTACCTGACCAAGCTGATCAGCGGTGAGTGGACTGGCACCATGTGCCTGACCGAGCCGCACTGCGGTTCCGATCTCGGCACCCTGCGTACCAAGGCAGAGCCGAATGCCGATGGCACCTACGCCATTACCGGTACCAAGATCTTTATCTCTGCCGGTGAGCACGACATGGCCGAGAATATCGTCCACATCGTTCTGGCACGTCTGCCGGGCGCACCGGAAGGCACCAAGGGCATCTCCCTGTTTATCGTGCCCAAGTGCCTGCCGAACGAAGACGGCTCTGCCGGTGAGCGCAACGCCGTATCCTGCGGTTCCATCGAGCACAAGATGGGTATCCACGGAAATGCCACCTGTGTGATGAACTTCGACGGCGCCAAGGGCTGGCTGATCGGGCCTGAGAACAAGGGCCTGAACTGCATGTTCACCTTCATGAACACTGCTCGTATCGGTACCGCCATCCAGGGGCTGGGTGCCGCCGAGCTGGGCTTCCAGGGGTCACTGGCTTACGCCAAAGAGCGTCTGGCCATGCGTTCACTGAGCGGCCCCAAGAATCCGGAAGGCATTGCCGATCCGATCATCGTTCACCCGGACGTACGTCGCATGCTGCTGACCCAGAAGGCCGTCGCTGAAGGCGCTCGCGCCCTGATTTACCTGACTGCGCAGCAGGCTGATATCGTGCACAGCGGCAAGACCGACGAAGAGCGCAAGGCGGCCGATGAGGCGTTGGGCTTCCTGACGCCAATCGCCAAGGCGTTCCTGACCGAGATTGGTTACGAGGCGGCCAACCTGGGCATGCAGGTGTTCGGTGGCCACGGCTTTATCTCAGAGTGGGGTATGGAGCAGAACGTTCGTGACGCCCGTATCGGCATGATCTACGAGGGCACTACTGGTATTCAGGCGCTGGATCTTTTGGGCCGCAAGGTTCTGATGACCCAGGGCGAATCCCTGCGAGGCTTCACCAAGCAGGTTCATCTGTTCTGCAAGGAAAACGCCGACAACGAGCAGCTGCAGGAATTCATCGAGCCGCTGGCCGCCATGAACAAGGAATGGGGTGAGCTGACCACCAAGATCGGTATGTCCGCCATGAAGAACCGCGAAGAAGTGGGTGCGGCTTCCGTGGATTACCTGATGTATTCCGGTTACGCGGTCTTCGCCTACCTGTGGGCGCGGATGGCCAAGGTTGCACTGGACAAGATGGTTGAAGGCACTACCGAAGAAATGTTCTACAACGCCAAGGTTCAGACTGCGCGCTTCTACTTCAAGCGCATGCTGCCCCGGGCCAAGAGCCACGCAGAAAGCATGCTGGCCGGCGCCGACAGCCTGATGGACATGCCGGAGGAAGCCTTCGCCATCTAA